A stretch of Pomacea canaliculata isolate SZHN2017 linkage group LG6, ASM307304v1, whole genome shotgun sequence DNA encodes these proteins:
- the LOC112565629 gene encoding myophilin-like yields the protein MSGLRAPKAGLGRESQTRVDASFDAEEAKRILYWIRDITGQNFPIEDSNERYKVMENFYKTLKDGRLLCYLVNAFLPDELKLDFKSRTFQSTNNLAFEAARERERIELFIIKAQELGVPEQDTFQTDCLYERTNLPKVCACIRSLGTEVESRPSYTGQRVWPRKSEANPRNFSEETLRASERVISLQYGTNKGATQAGMNFGKKRMILQE from the exons gtGGATGCTAGTTTCGATGCCGAAGAGGCCAAGAGGATTCTGTACTGGATTCGCGACATAACGGGTCAAAATTTTCCCATAGAAGATAGCAATGAACGCTACAAGGTGATGGAGAATTTCTACAAGACTCTCAAGGACGGACGCTTGCTGTGCTA CCTGGTGAATGCTTTCCTGCCTGATGAGTTGAAGCTGGACTTCAAGTCACGTACGTTTCAGTCAACCAACAACCTGGCTTTTGAGGCCGCCAGAGAGCGCGAGAGAATAGAGCTCTTCATAATCAAG GCGCAAGAGTTAGGAGTCCCAGAACAGGACACTTTCCAGACGGACTGTCTGTACGAGAGAACCAACCTCCCAAAGGTCTGCGCGTGCATTCGCTCTTTGGGCACTgag GTCGAGTCACGCCCTAGTTACACGGGACAGCGGGTGTGGCCACGGAAATCAGAAGCCAACCCACGAAACTTTTCGGAGGAGACCCTTCGGGCGTCGGAACGCGTCATCAGCCTGCAGTACGGCACCAACAAGGGCGCCACCCAGGCCGGCATGAACTTTGGCAAGAAACGCATGATCCTGCAAGAATGA